From the Solibacillus sp. FSL R5-0449 genome, one window contains:
- the accB gene encoding acetyl-CoA carboxylase biotin carboxyl carrier protein: MFKVQEIREIIKLVDASSIDEFVYEADGAKVKLKKNNGVTEVAAPKKVQEAAPVAAVAAPAPVQVEAAPAPAPKAEAPAAPVENTADLHKITSPMVGTFYQAPNPESPAYVKVGDKVGEESIVCIVEAMKLFNEIEAEVKGEIVEILVQDGQLVEYGQPLFLVKAE; encoded by the coding sequence ATGTTCAAAGTTCAAGAAATCCGAGAAATTATTAAATTAGTAGATGCTTCATCAATCGACGAGTTTGTATATGAAGCGGACGGCGCAAAGGTTAAACTAAAGAAAAACAACGGTGTTACAGAAGTAGCAGCTCCTAAAAAAGTACAAGAAGCAGCACCGGTTGCAGCAGTAGCGGCACCAGCTCCAGTACAAGTAGAAGCGGCACCAGCTCCAGCTCCTAAAGCAGAAGCACCAGCAGCACCAGTAGAAAACACGGCTGATTTACATAAAATCACGTCTCCTATGGTTGGAACATTCTATCAGGCTCCAAACCCGGAATCACCAGCATATGTAAAAGTAGGCGATAAAGTAGGCGAAGAGTCAATCGTTTGTATCGTAGAAGCGATGAAGTTATTCAACGAAATCGAAGCTGAAGTTAAAGGTGAAATCGTAGAAATCTTAGTTCAAGATGGCCAATTAGTAGAATACGGTCAACCATTATTTTTAGTAAAAGCTGAATAA
- a CDS encoding SpoIIIAH-like family protein, producing MKVKKRTVWFLTVVSLAAVISVFYIFEDNTPNILTIFSDETIDETDILGVNQNLTQPVNSESDLFQEVRLELANKRSQQKEQLTQKIAADEFTAEEKNEAFNEMDELIKLESSEAMLEMLIKSIGYSDALVRIEGDKVAVRVMSDEVSEKLADEILYVVRSEFKDYVNVSVEFEPFN from the coding sequence GTGAAAGTGAAAAAGCGAACAGTATGGTTCTTAACAGTAGTAAGTTTAGCTGCGGTAATTTCTGTATTTTATATTTTTGAAGACAATACGCCGAATATTTTAACGATCTTCTCTGATGAAACGATTGATGAAACAGATATTTTAGGGGTTAATCAAAACCTGACACAACCCGTTAACTCAGAAAGCGACTTATTCCAGGAAGTACGTTTAGAGTTAGCGAACAAACGCAGCCAGCAAAAAGAACAGTTGACGCAAAAGATTGCTGCTGATGAATTTACAGCAGAAGAAAAGAATGAGGCATTCAATGAAATGGATGAACTGATCAAGTTGGAATCATCGGAAGCGATGCTGGAAATGCTTATTAAATCAATCGGCTATTCAGATGCCCTTGTCCGAATTGAAGGAGATAAGGTGGCTGTACGAGTTATGTCAGATGAAGTATCCGAGAAATTGGCAGATGAAATCTTATACGTTGTGCGTTCTGAATTTAAAGATTACGTAAATGTTAGCGTAGAATTCGAACCTTTTAATTAA
- a CDS encoding stage III sporulation protein AE: protein MQTIYSIFTEPIQSLLFSLLLVAIYILMYLLLLALVPNETVLIEQLFIILFIVVFAQNVVDAFVVLYELIAILQNFFMAILPIMSLMLLTIQTVFTAIAWNPIIILFVQVILFVSTHVTIPALVLALIFDVCTKIYPAISFSKAADLIRSSILSVMIASVVALTSILTLSGIAFIQLNDALKSPIKKLIEQNIPLIGSLIVEGLSFFQKTQSTVSTFVGLSFLTIIWGAAFYPATVLLLHALLFKIIGAIIEPFTNMRMSGLFDDVGKTMFVLCAVAFLLGFAIMFIVLLFIFFMQMSMGGKT from the coding sequence ATGCAGACAATTTATTCGATTTTTACAGAACCCATTCAATCTTTATTGTTTTCCTTGCTGCTTGTAGCGATTTATATTTTGATGTATTTACTGCTACTGGCTTTAGTACCGAATGAAACCGTGTTGATTGAACAGTTGTTTATTATTTTGTTTATCGTAGTATTTGCACAAAATGTCGTCGATGCCTTTGTTGTGTTGTATGAGCTCATTGCCATACTTCAAAATTTCTTTATGGCTATTTTGCCGATCATGTCATTGATGCTGTTGACGATTCAAACCGTGTTTACGGCGATCGCATGGAACCCGATTATCATCCTATTTGTCCAAGTTATTTTATTTGTCAGTACACATGTAACAATACCTGCACTTGTCCTCGCATTAATATTTGATGTATGCACAAAAATATATCCGGCCATTTCCTTTTCAAAAGCTGCAGATCTTATACGTTCCTCCATATTAAGCGTCATGATTGCGTCAGTCGTAGCATTGACTTCGATTTTGACGCTTTCCGGTATCGCCTTTATTCAGCTGAATGATGCGTTGAAATCTCCTATCAAAAAATTAATCGAGCAAAATATTCCATTAATCGGCAGTTTGATTGTTGAGGGACTGTCCTTTTTCCAAAAAACCCAGTCAACCGTATCGACCTTTGTCGGACTGTCCTTTTTAACAATTATTTGGGGTGCGGCTTTTTATCCGGCGACGGTGCTTTTGCTGCACGCACTGCTGTTCAAAATTATTGGTGCCATAATTGAACCGTTTACAAATATGCGTATGAGCGGTCTGTTTGATGATGTTGGAAAGACGATGTTTGTATTATGTGCAGTTGCCTTTTTGCTTGGCTTCGCAATTATGTTTATCGTACTGTTATTTATTTTCTTTATGCAGATGTCCATGGGGGGAAAAACGTGA
- a CDS encoding pyruvate formate-lyase has translation MIALFASVIYLVLFLILKQTMDKLHSIIVVIAFFIFFQFVVREQLIPLWQRLAVIFNNVPYSKGLLFTALLFLLNELICQLLDQFEYEAFATLVTLSIRMTAVLYWINLLQPKFQLLIQLLERLQ, from the coding sequence ATGATTGCGCTATTTGCAAGTGTCATTTATTTAGTTCTGTTTTTAATTTTAAAACAGACGATGGACAAGCTGCATTCAATCATTGTCGTCATCGCGTTCTTTATTTTTTTCCAATTTGTTGTCCGAGAGCAACTCATCCCGCTTTGGCAGCGACTCGCAGTTATTTTCAATAATGTTCCATACAGTAAGGGGCTGCTTTTCACGGCATTACTTTTTTTGCTGAATGAATTAATCTGTCAGCTATTAGATCAATTTGAATATGAAGCTTTTGCGACATTAGTTACGTTGTCCATTCGCATGACCGCAGTGTTATATTGGATCAATCTGCTACAACCGAAATTTCAGCTATTAATCCAATTATTAGAAAGGCTACAGTAA
- a CDS encoding nitronate monooxygenase, which produces MVAKLPIDKPIVQAPMAGITTPEFVAACCETGVLGSIGAGYLNGAETKQFIQGVKALTAKPFSVNLFVPEQPKTDPQLLRHAREALQPICDELNIDIPAAIQTSDVFRDQVQAILDEDVMIVSFTFGLPDDETLSVLQQKGVYLIGTATSVEEAIAVEQAGLDAVVVQGKEAGGHRGSFTEPMALHSTADLLKAAKENVSIPVIAAGGIMTKLQVADMLALGASYVQIGTALLTATECTAPKLHKEAVLTSGEQATTLTKAFTGKYARGLKNRFTEQLKEATTVPYPVQHYLTQPIRKESARQNNREYMSLWMGENSYLAIEASVKEIIETLLP; this is translated from the coding sequence ATGGTGGCAAAATTACCGATTGATAAACCGATTGTACAGGCACCAATGGCAGGCATTACAACCCCTGAATTTGTGGCGGCATGCTGTGAGACAGGTGTATTAGGCTCGATTGGCGCAGGGTATTTGAACGGCGCGGAAACGAAGCAGTTTATACAGGGAGTGAAAGCATTAACCGCAAAACCTTTTAGCGTGAATCTGTTTGTTCCGGAACAGCCGAAAACAGATCCTCAATTACTGCGACATGCAAGGGAAGCATTACAGCCAATCTGTGATGAGCTGAATATTGATATCCCGGCAGCTATCCAAACATCCGACGTTTTTCGAGACCAAGTACAGGCGATTCTTGACGAAGACGTTATGATCGTCTCCTTCACATTCGGTTTACCTGACGACGAAACATTATCAGTACTTCAACAAAAGGGCGTATACTTGATCGGCACAGCAACTTCAGTGGAAGAAGCGATTGCAGTTGAACAGGCTGGGCTGGATGCAGTCGTTGTCCAAGGAAAAGAAGCTGGCGGACACCGTGGCTCATTTACAGAACCAATGGCACTTCATTCAACGGCTGATCTGCTGAAAGCTGCAAAAGAAAATGTTTCAATTCCTGTCATTGCTGCAGGCGGGATTATGACAAAGCTACAAGTTGCTGACATGCTTGCGTTAGGGGCATCGTATGTGCAAATCGGTACGGCGTTACTGACGGCAACCGAATGTACGGCTCCAAAACTACATAAAGAGGCAGTTTTAACTTCCGGAGAACAAGCGACAACATTGACGAAAGCATTTACCGGCAAATATGCGCGCGGGTTGAAAAACAGATTTACGGAGCAATTAAAAGAAGCGACTACTGTTCCATATCCGGTCCAGCATTATTTGACACAACCGATTCGAAAAGAAAGTGCCCGCCAAAACAACCGCGAATATATGTCTCTTTGGATGGGGGAAAATAGCTATTTGGCTATAGAAGCATCCGTTAAAGAGATTATCGAAACTCTCTTACCGTAA
- the efp gene encoding elongation factor P codes for MISVNDFRTGLTIIVDGNLFRVLEFQHVKPGKGAAFVRSKLRNLRNGNVTEKTFRAGEKVEKAMIENRKMQYLYAQGDEHVFMDLESYDQTTLAAAQIEDELYYLLENMEVHIQTYSGEMLGLELPNTVTLEVAETEPGIKGDTASGGSKPAKMETGLMVNVPFFVNQGDKLIINTTEGTYVSRA; via the coding sequence ATGATCTCAGTAAACGATTTCCGTACAGGTTTAACAATTATCGTTGACGGTAACTTATTCCGCGTACTAGAATTCCAACACGTAAAACCAGGTAAAGGTGCTGCATTCGTACGTTCTAAATTACGTAATCTACGTAACGGCAACGTAACAGAAAAAACTTTCCGTGCTGGTGAAAAAGTAGAAAAAGCAATGATCGAAAACCGCAAAATGCAATATTTATATGCACAAGGTGATGAGCACGTATTCATGGACTTAGAGTCATATGACCAAACTACATTAGCTGCTGCTCAAATCGAAGACGAACTTTACTACTTATTAGAGAACATGGAAGTTCATATCCAAACATATTCAGGTGAAATGTTAGGTCTTGAATTACCAAACACAGTAACTTTAGAAGTTGCTGAAACAGAGCCGGGCATTAAAGGCGATACAGCTTCAGGCGGTTCAAAACCAGCTAAAATGGAAACTGGATTAATGGTAAACGTACCATTCTTCGTTAACCAAGGCGACAAATTAATCATCAACACAACTGAAGGCACTTACGTTTCTCGCGCATAA
- a CDS encoding Xaa-Pro peptidase family protein: MKLTKLRQALIENNVEAILITNEYNRRYMTGFTGTSGVAVVSQQDAVFITDFRYIEQASEQVKEFRVVQHSGPIHEEVAKQVAAMGVKSLAFEKDAFAYGTYEVYNSAVNVDFVPVSGLIEKIRLIKTEEEINIIKVACEIADNAFTHILNFIKPGITELDVSNELEFFMRKQGAASSSFDIIVASGLRSALPHGVATNKIIETGDFVTLDFGAYYNGYISDITRTIAVGQPSEKLVEMYNAVLESQLLALEKVGPGMTGIEADAVARDYLKSKGLGEAFGHSTGHGIGLEVHEGPGLSFRSNTVLEPNMVVTIEPGVYIPGIGGVRIEDDILITKTGNEVLTHSTKELIIL; the protein is encoded by the coding sequence ATGAAACTTACTAAACTACGTCAAGCACTAATCGAAAACAATGTCGAAGCAATACTCATTACGAATGAATACAACCGCCGTTATATGACAGGCTTCACTGGTACGTCCGGTGTTGCAGTTGTTTCCCAGCAGGATGCTGTATTTATTACAGACTTCCGCTATATAGAACAAGCATCAGAGCAAGTAAAGGAATTCCGTGTCGTTCAGCATAGCGGTCCGATCCATGAAGAAGTGGCAAAACAAGTGGCGGCAATGGGTGTAAAATCATTGGCATTCGAAAAAGATGCTTTTGCATATGGTACATATGAAGTATACAATTCGGCAGTGAATGTTGATTTCGTGCCAGTTTCAGGTTTAATTGAAAAAATTCGCTTGATTAAGACCGAAGAAGAGATTAATATTATTAAGGTTGCATGTGAAATTGCAGACAATGCATTTACACATATTTTAAATTTCATCAAGCCTGGCATTACAGAGCTTGACGTATCGAATGAATTAGAATTTTTCATGCGTAAACAAGGTGCTGCAAGTTCTTCGTTCGATATTATTGTTGCAAGCGGATTACGTTCTGCATTGCCGCACGGTGTTGCGACAAACAAAATTATTGAAACGGGCGATTTTGTAACACTTGATTTTGGTGCTTACTATAATGGTTACATTTCGGACATTACACGTACAATCGCTGTAGGCCAACCATCAGAGAAGTTGGTAGAAATGTACAATGCTGTGCTCGAGTCTCAGCTTCTTGCGCTTGAAAAAGTTGGTCCGGGTATGACAGGGATCGAAGCGGATGCTGTAGCACGAGATTATTTAAAATCAAAAGGCTTAGGCGAAGCATTCGGTCACTCGACTGGTCACGGTATCGGCCTTGAAGTTCATGAAGGACCCGGGTTATCATTCCGTTCCAATACGGTGCTGGAGCCTAATATGGTTGTAACAATTGAACCGGGAGTATACATTCCTGGAATTGGTGGCGTTCGAATTGAGGACGATATTTTAATCACAAAAACGGGTAATGAAGTACTAACACATTCGACTAAAGAATTAATCATTTTATAA
- a CDS encoding DNA helicase: MHLFVTALFTSFIVTVSLKGLHLFDFIKWHPVSFLKKLEWFEWTAFERWVILFLIIAIIAFILLVVTQLLVMVPPFLLSVILGIVFAAILEWQILNLPIEWASFKKFSIPFFVVVVTSMRLIVETARYRTITLFR; encoded by the coding sequence ATGCATTTGTTTGTCACGGCATTATTTACATCATTTATTGTAACTGTCAGCTTAAAAGGCTTGCACTTATTTGATTTTATTAAATGGCATCCGGTTTCATTTCTGAAAAAATTGGAATGGTTCGAATGGACGGCATTCGAGCGTTGGGTCATTTTATTTTTAATTATCGCCATTATTGCGTTTATATTGCTGGTTGTAACACAGCTGCTTGTTATGGTACCGCCATTTTTACTATCGGTTATTTTGGGAATTGTCTTTGCAGCAATACTGGAGTGGCAAATCTTGAATCTACCTATTGAATGGGCTTCTTTCAAAAAATTCTCCATCCCATTTTTTGTTGTAGTGGTAACTTCGATGCGCTTAATCGTCGAAACGGCCAGATACCGTACCATCACATTATTTCGTTAG
- a CDS encoding DUF1385 domain-containing protein encodes MFTGQDHMVTAIRRNDDSIDYFHVKKEKKPIFQKLKKIPFVRGVVALIESAGFGSRHLQFASDRYDVTPGEEEENSGEEPSKLMMILGVAVIGVLSFLFGKFVFTLVPMFLAEFLKPWFPGKTVQIFIETGFKLVLLLAYLQIIAMTPLIKRVFQYHGAEHKVINCYEAGLDLTVENVQKQSRLHYRCGSSFILFTVIVGMFTYFFVPVDPLWVRLVSRILLIPVVIGISFEVLQATNAVREIPVLRYLGYPGLWLQLLTTKEPKDEMVEVAIASFNKLHEVEKNPAVAQTLVHD; translated from the coding sequence ATGTTCACTGGTCAAGATCATATGGTAACGGCAATCCGTCGAAATGACGATTCCATCGATTATTTCCATGTAAAAAAAGAGAAAAAGCCTATTTTTCAAAAGCTGAAAAAAATTCCTTTCGTACGCGGAGTTGTCGCATTAATCGAATCGGCAGGTTTTGGGTCACGCCATCTGCAATTTGCTTCTGACCGCTATGATGTTACTCCAGGCGAAGAAGAGGAAAACAGTGGTGAAGAGCCATCGAAGTTAATGATGATTTTAGGGGTAGCCGTTATTGGTGTGCTCTCATTTTTATTCGGTAAGTTTGTCTTTACATTAGTGCCGATGTTTTTGGCAGAATTTTTAAAACCTTGGTTCCCGGGTAAAACGGTTCAGATTTTTATCGAAACCGGCTTTAAATTAGTTTTACTGCTTGCCTATTTGCAGATTATTGCGATGACGCCGTTGATTAAACGCGTATTCCAATACCATGGTGCCGAACATAAGGTCATTAACTGTTATGAAGCAGGTCTTGACTTAACGGTCGAAAATGTTCAAAAACAATCACGACTGCATTATCGTTGCGGTTCAAGCTTTATTTTATTTACCGTAATTGTAGGTATGTTTACATATTTCTTCGTACCAGTCGATCCGCTTTGGGTCCGTCTTGTAAGCCGTATTTTATTGATCCCGGTTGTCATCGGTATTTCTTTTGAAGTATTACAGGCGACAAATGCCGTTCGTGAAATCCCGGTTTTACGTTACCTGGGCTATCCTGGATTATGGCTGCAACTGTTAACAACAAAAGAGCCGAAAGACGAGATGGTGGAAGTAGCGATCGCATCTTTCAACAAGCTGCATGAAGTCGAGAAAAATCCGGCTGTTGCCCAAACATTAGTACATGATTAA
- a CDS encoding ABC transporter ATP-binding protein translates to MKTIFQFMRRYKWPAAIAFFLMLLELASDLIQPLFMARMINEGLLEENLHNVAFWGGCLFALALFSFISGVLNSFFSAHVAHSFGFDLRKALYSKIQSLTMATYLTFPTSGLITRLTSDVTQTMNIVFMMLRIAMKAPLMTIGSLIMAFVINAKLALILCVSFPFLLIFLVWMVSVGIKLFAQVQQRLDFVNRQLQEGLQAVRLIKAYMRGQYEESRFLSVAENLKFDTIKATRVMEIALPVLQFVMNISLLIVIWVGADAIRDNDILAGDLAAIINYAFRMTASFSIFSFIIIAYARAKASAERIEEILDVEEGIEEVQKDEAPALEKFSIRFDNVSFRYPTTEQYTLQNLSFSIENGEKIAIMGATGSGKSTILQLVEHFYEPNSGDIFINDQNIKDIPLQQLRCSISYVPQQSLLFSGTIADNLRWGQNDATIEQIIDATEKAQIHHSIESFDEQYGTMIGQRGINLSGGQKQRLAIARALLKPASLLILDDSTSALDVATEQKLWEALDQEAITMLVVTQKIQTAQTADRILLIDEGRLHGFGTHEQLMATNDLYAKIVASQQEVLA, encoded by the coding sequence ATGAAAACGATTTTCCAATTTATGAGGCGCTATAAATGGCCTGCAGCAATCGCCTTCTTTCTGATGCTGCTGGAACTGGCGAGCGATCTCATCCAGCCGCTCTTCATGGCAAGGATGATTAATGAAGGACTGCTTGAAGAAAATTTACATAATGTCGCGTTTTGGGGTGGCTGTTTATTTGCTTTAGCCCTATTCTCTTTCATAAGCGGAGTACTCAACTCCTTCTTCTCTGCGCATGTCGCCCATAGTTTCGGCTTTGATCTGCGTAAAGCATTGTACAGTAAAATACAATCGCTGACGATGGCGACCTACCTGACATTCCCTACTTCCGGGCTTATTACTCGCCTGACAAGCGATGTTACACAAACGATGAACATCGTCTTTATGATGCTGCGGATTGCGATGAAAGCTCCGTTAATGACGATCGGTTCACTTATTATGGCGTTTGTTATCAATGCGAAACTTGCGCTCATTTTATGTGTCAGCTTTCCATTTCTCCTTATCTTCCTTGTATGGATGGTATCAGTAGGAATCAAGCTGTTCGCACAAGTACAGCAGCGACTTGATTTTGTGAATCGCCAGCTTCAGGAAGGATTGCAGGCTGTCCGTTTGATTAAAGCGTATATGCGTGGACAATATGAAGAAAGCCGCTTTTTATCCGTTGCAGAAAACTTGAAATTCGATACGATTAAAGCGACACGTGTCATGGAAATTGCATTGCCTGTTCTTCAGTTTGTTATGAATATCAGTCTGCTGATCGTCATTTGGGTTGGGGCAGATGCGATCCGTGACAATGATATTCTTGCCGGTGACTTGGCCGCTATTATTAACTATGCATTCCGCATGACGGCATCATTTTCTATTTTTTCATTTATCATTATTGCTTATGCCCGCGCCAAAGCATCTGCTGAGCGTATCGAAGAGATTTTAGATGTTGAGGAAGGCATAGAGGAAGTACAGAAAGATGAAGCCCCTGCCCTGGAAAAATTCTCGATTCGTTTTGACAATGTCTCATTCCGTTACCCGACGACAGAGCAGTATACGCTTCAAAACTTGTCATTTTCTATTGAAAACGGCGAAAAAATCGCCATTATGGGGGCAACCGGTTCAGGAAAATCGACTATTTTACAATTGGTTGAGCATTTTTACGAACCGAACAGTGGTGATATTTTTATTAATGATCAAAATATAAAGGATATCCCATTGCAGCAGTTACGCTGCTCGATTTCCTATGTTCCGCAGCAATCCCTTCTGTTTTCGGGTACGATTGCGGACAATTTACGATGGGGGCAAAACGATGCGACAATCGAGCAAATTATTGACGCAACGGAAAAAGCGCAAATTCATCACTCAATCGAAAGCTTTGATGAACAGTATGGGACGATGATCGGACAGCGCGGGATCAATTTATCCGGTGGTCAAAAACAGCGTTTAGCCATTGCCCGTGCCCTGTTAAAACCGGCATCATTACTAATTTTAGATGACAGTACTTCAGCACTCGATGTCGCGACAGAGCAGAAATTATGGGAAGCACTCGATCAGGAGGCTATCACAATGCTTGTTGTCACCCAAAAAATACAGACAGCACAAACGGCCGATCGCATACTGCTTATTGATGAAGGCCGACTGCATGGGTTTGGCACACATGAACAATTAATGGCAACGAACGATCTGTATGCGAAAATTGTTGCTTCACAGCAGGAGGTGCTTGCCTAA
- a CDS encoding ABC transporter ATP-binding protein: MKFFNYEPIITKEQIQNASGKKKKGERAQNWTYTLKRIFDFVAEQKMLLFIVLLLVVLSSAFALIGPFIIGRLIDQFIDGSSLSQLSYWLYGLAVVYLLYSLASYFQNYWMVGIAQQTVFRIRTQLYGHFFKLPLRFFDKRKHGELMSRATNDIETISSTLNSAFIQVVSSILTLTGTVAVMLWLSPLLTLITMLIVPLMFYGMRWITKRTSLLFKQQQAAIGEMNGLIEESITGQHVVKAFSQETEMLRQFDEKNSRIRTVGFWALTYSGFIPKVMNTLNSLSFAIVALAGGLFAYYGHISIGTIIIFTEYARQFTRPLNDLANQFNTVLSALAGAERVFLIMDEKEDEIEGENVELLGNVRFQNVTFQYDAQASSPTLSNVSFEVKSGQSVALIGQTGAGKTTIMQLLTGLYEKTDGKIVFDDMEIEEISKASLRSQMAFVLQDPFLFEMSIKENIRYGKLDATDEEIYEAAKKANAHTFIDKLPEKYDTILSADGSQISQGQKQLLSIARAFVADPKILLLDEATSSIDTVTELHIQEALEKLMEDRTSFIIAHRLNTIRKVDYVIVLNQGKIIEQGKRQELIENQGVFGQMLNV, from the coding sequence ATGAAGTTTTTCAACTATGAACCGATTATCACAAAAGAACAAATCCAAAACGCAAGCGGCAAAAAGAAAAAAGGTGAACGTGCCCAAAACTGGACGTATACACTAAAGCGTATTTTCGATTTTGTAGCCGAACAGAAAATGCTCCTGTTTATTGTTCTGCTGCTTGTCGTGTTAAGCTCAGCGTTTGCGTTGATCGGCCCGTTCATCATCGGACGGCTGATCGACCAGTTTATTGATGGCAGTTCACTTAGCCAGCTTTCCTATTGGCTGTACGGGCTGGCGGTCGTATATTTACTTTACAGTTTGGCGAGCTATTTCCAAAACTATTGGATGGTCGGCATCGCCCAGCAAACCGTATTTCGAATTCGTACACAGCTATATGGTCACTTTTTCAAACTCCCGCTGCGCTTTTTCGATAAACGGAAACACGGGGAATTAATGAGCCGTGCGACGAACGATATTGAAACAATCAGTTCGACATTAAACAGTGCCTTTATCCAAGTTGTCTCAAGTATTTTGACATTAACAGGTACGGTTGCCGTTATGCTTTGGCTCAGTCCGTTATTGACACTGATTACAATGCTGATCGTCCCGCTTATGTTCTACGGGATGCGCTGGATTACAAAACGCACAAGCCTGCTATTTAAACAGCAGCAAGCAGCAATCGGTGAAATGAATGGATTAATCGAAGAATCCATTACCGGTCAGCACGTCGTTAAAGCCTTTTCACAGGAAACGGAAATGCTGCGTCAATTTGACGAGAAAAATTCTCGCATTCGCACAGTTGGTTTCTGGGCATTAACGTATTCAGGGTTCATTCCGAAAGTAATGAACACATTGAACAGTCTAAGCTTTGCGATTGTCGCATTGGCCGGTGGTTTATTTGCCTATTACGGTCATATTTCAATCGGGACTATTATTATTTTCACGGAGTATGCACGACAGTTTACCCGTCCGTTAAATGATTTGGCCAACCAGTTCAACACCGTTCTTTCAGCTTTGGCCGGAGCGGAACGCGTTTTCTTGATCATGGATGAAAAAGAAGATGAAATTGAAGGGGAAAATGTGGAACTGCTAGGCAATGTACGTTTCCAAAATGTTACGTTCCAGTATGACGCACAAGCTTCCTCCCCTACCCTGTCAAATGTGTCCTTTGAAGTGAAATCCGGGCAGTCGGTTGCACTGATCGGTCAAACCGGAGCCGGGAAAACAACGATCATGCAGCTGTTGACAGGACTTTATGAAAAAACCGACGGGAAAATTGTATTTGACGATATGGAAATAGAAGAGATTTCGAAGGCGAGCCTGCGCAGTCAAATGGCATTCGTCCTGCAGGATCCGTTCCTGTTTGAAATGTCGATTAAAGAAAATATCCGCTACGGTAAGCTCGATGCAACAGATGAAGAAATTTATGAGGCTGCGAAAAAAGCGAATGCCCATACATTTATCGATAAGCTGCCGGAAAAATACGATACGATTTTAAGTGCGGACGGCAGCCAGATTTCCCAAGGGCAAAAACAGCTGTTATCGATCGCCCGTGCCTTTGTGGCAGATCCGAAAATTTTATTATTGGATGAAGCGACAAGCAGTATCGACACTGTGACGGAGCTGCATATTCAGGAAGCACTCGAGAAGCTGATGGAGGACCGTACGAGCTTTATCATCGCCCACCGCCTGAATACAATCCGCAAAGTCGACTATGTCATCGTCTTAAATCAAGGGAAAATCATCGAACAAGGAAAACGCCAAGAATTAATTGAAAACCAGGGCGTGTTCGGACAAATGCTTAACGTGTGA
- a CDS encoding CPBP family intramembrane glutamic endopeptidase, producing MDYIELKNFKLRYFILFAIGIFIASFTLLFITDIPASEEWITFFVSVSCLMYLMHQTKKWNFTYNEQPVQTTMTKGRWAKYLSITACFQLITVVFTTILLTILYLVFEEHIRELFSFFPMMDLEEVRPSLLVYILFFINICILAPIYEEILFRGILLRRFTLRWSPQKSIIISSIIFGIIHLNPINVVFAFALGCVLGYVYLKTKNIVIPMLLHSFNNFLAYIQFVYTNQTTEIDLPTTEAARQELLINVAFFFILTAVIIFLLVKYYKNFRQLKNPAPKLEEQTDIETV from the coding sequence ATGGATTATATTGAATTGAAAAACTTCAAGCTGCGCTATTTTATACTGTTTGCGATTGGTATATTCATAGCAAGTTTTACCTTGTTATTTATAACCGATATTCCGGCCAGTGAAGAGTGGATTACATTTTTTGTTTCGGTCAGCTGTTTAATGTACTTGATGCATCAAACAAAAAAATGGAATTTCACATATAATGAACAGCCGGTTCAAACGACGATGACAAAAGGGCGCTGGGCAAAATATTTATCGATTACAGCATGCTTCCAACTGATCACCGTTGTGTTTACAACAATTTTGTTAACAATCTTATATCTCGTTTTCGAAGAACATATACGGGAACTGTTTTCATTCTTTCCGATGATGGATTTGGAAGAGGTGCGGCCATCACTGCTCGTATACATACTGTTTTTTATTAATATTTGTATACTTGCACCGATTTATGAGGAAATATTATTCAGAGGAATCTTGCTTCGCCGTTTCACATTGAGATGGAGTCCGCAAAAGAGTATTATTATTTCTTCTATTATATTTGGCATTATCCACCTCAACCCGATCAATGTCGTATTTGCCTTTGCATTAGGCTGTGTGCTTGGCTATGTGTATCTTAAGACTAAAAATATCGTAATACCAATGCTTTTACATAGTTTTAATAATTTCCTGGCATATATCCAGTTTGTTTATACAAATCAAACGACAGAAATTGATTTACCGACAACAGAAGCAGCCCGACAAGAATTGTTGATAAATGTGGCGTTCTTTTTCATTTTGACGGCTGTTATTATCTTTTTACTCGTCAAATACTATAAAAACTTCCGTCAGTTAAAAAATCCGGCTCCGAAGTTGGAGGAACAAACGGATATCGAAACGGTTTAG